The following nucleotide sequence is from Drosophila simulans strain w501 chromosome 3L, Prin_Dsim_3.1, whole genome shotgun sequence.
TTCTGCTTCATTCTGCAATCGGTTCCCTGGGCCATTCCCGGAGCCTCTCTGGGCTGGATATCAATTCTGTCCGCCTTTCTGCTGCTCATCCTGATCGACCAGAAGGATATCGTCAAGGTCATGGCCAGTGTCGAGTGGGGCATCATGCTGCTTCTCGCTTCTCTCTTCATTCTCACCATGGTCGTCGATGAACTGGGCCTCATCCACTGGCTGGGCTCTCTGGTGCTGTCCGTGATCCTCCGAGTGGACGAGTCATACCAGACCATGGTCGGCATGCTCCTGATCCTCTGGCTTTCGGCCCTGCTCTCCGCCTTTATCCACAATGCGGCGGTGGCCCCCATCATGGTGAAACTCTGCACTGACATGGTCGTATATGACGAGGGCCAGATACGCCTACTGCCGCTCATCTGGGCCACGAGCATGGGCACCAGCTACGGTGCCAATGGCACTCTCTTGGGCTCCCTGGCCAACGAGTTCGCCGCGGTGGTGGGCAAAGCTCATGGCTACAAGATCAGCTTCAGGTCATTCTTTGTGGTTGGATTCCCTATCATGCTCTTCACCGTTGTCATCTGCTCGATTTTCCTAATTATTGCCCACTCAATTTTTGATTGGCATTAGATTCGAAAAgctttcatttgtttatgATAAAATTTATACCACATTTTAAAGATTGTTTTGTAGTTCACTAATATTTTCTACCGTATGTACGCGTTTATGCCAAATTTGTTGGCCGGTAACTGCTGGCCcaccaaatatttgcttaaaccATTGAAATTGCCGTTTAGGGCACAACACCATTTTCCGACGAGcgggggaaaatgcaaatgagtttcATTGTTTTCCAGTCGGAGGGGCCATCAGTTTTTGGCGCCTGGAAAACGCGTGCATGGCGGacatacacacatgcactgagagaaattagTGCTATCCAGCCATATGCTAACATTAATTTCATAGCTGTATTATCACTGAAAATACTCTGGATTTAGAATATACTTACTTAGATATTAAACAAATTCCTATATTGTATATTAGTACGTCGGGGCTGacacatttttctcagtgcataaATGCGTATCGATGCATTTGCTCGCACATATGTGCGCATGTATATTAAATCGCGTTTTCGCTGGCGTCTTTTGTTtaccaaattgaatttttcattacCGCCTGGCCaagtgctgttgttgttgggttCTGCAATGCAGTTGGCGTTTCTGTGTCCTTTGGAGCCCCGTGAAGGACCCCCCTTGGCCCCATCCAGCACTCGGCTAACACACACGCTCTCGGTTTATAATTGGATTTTGATTCGTTTTGCATAAAAAGTATGCTAACATCCAGACGCCAGACAATTCGGCGAAAAAGCGCTATGTGCGTTCGAATTTTATGGCTTCCACAGAGGCGTCGCTTTGTCCAGGACCAAAATCGAGCAAAAAGTGCGTGACCCAGTCGCAATAATAGCGAAAAACATCTGGAGTCCTTATTGAGCTGCGCCCCCTTTCCCGACCCGATTGGCATATAATTCGACTGCATTTCTACTCAGTTGTATGTGTATGGcttttgtatttattgcaTGCCATATTTGTGAATTTACATATTGGGCTTACATGCGTCATGCTTATGCAGCTTCATTTgattgccacaaatatgtcCAGTTGGCATCGAGAAAAATCACTTTTCGGCCATATCAAGCAGATGTTGTTTAGATGACTTAGTTTATTATATGGCGCTCTGATTGGGGATTTATTCATATCAGTAATTTAATATTGGGGTCAGAGAATAACTGAAAAGCTGGCATGTTATGTATGCTTGTGGTTTGTAAAGAATTCAATGAAATGATGATGACTCTTTCTTTACCAATCTTCTATTTAGTTGTTTCAACTCATATTTTTAGTTGTATCTCtacttttctttattttttaaacgcTTGAGACTACACCTTTAGCTCTTAATGTCCCGAAAATGTCCCCAAAGGGAACAAGGGTTTCCTTTACCCTTCTCTCAGCTTCCCCATTAGCCCAACTAAATTATGGCCAACTAAAAAAATGAGTTTACAAGCTTGCGGGAACAAGTGGCTCGTAAGTCGGGTTAATCTCTCCATCTAGTACCCACTTGCCCGATCCCAACCAACTCATAAATCTGCCCCATCCACGACTGCAGTGGACACTGTCCACGAGCACACCTTTCTAATGTCCCATTCTGTGaggcatatttaattttttggccCAGTCGAGTCCTGGCGCCGACATGCGTGCTTTATGGGCCGTAATCCcgacgaggagcagcagtcGCACCACGGGCACTTAGCACTCCTTAAGTTTTACAACTTCACGCTCAATCAGACGCTGCCAACGgctgctggccataaaaaaggaacACCCCGAACTCGAACTTTAACCCGGACCAAGTCCGATGCGGATGTACTTTTTTATGTATCTTTAAGGTAGCGTTAGAACTTGGGctgggcttttttttttggtctatTGTTGTGGTTGGCAGGAGCCaagaaagtaaataaatacgcCTGGGTATTCAGCTTTCCCAAATCCCCTTCCTTTATCGGTAAACCAGATACCCTTTCTTGATTTGAGGTATATTAACGATGAAGGAAGTTatgcaaaatgtaaaaactTTTGATCACTGTTTACGGTTTCCTTACTGCTCAAAAGTGGTTTCTTTGCTAATAAAAGCGTTGTTAAAAATTAGAATAACGATTTTCCTGAATAATATAAACTTATCTGCTTTTTATTGCTAAAAGGGAGTCCTTGAAAATCCATATTTGTGCTGGAGTAAATAAAGATTAAAGCCAAAGGATAAGTTTTAGGAGAAGCACATATTCTATTATTTGGATTACTTGAGAAGGGAATTCTGGTGGTGACCATCTCACTTcctgttttcctgtttttgttttcgttctGCGGTGGTTAACTACTTTGTGTTTTTTAGGACTGACCGCTCTCGCGTTTCCCATGGCGATGCTTTTatccaaattattttatttgcgccggcagaaataataaattatggcAACGGAAATCAAAAGGCCACTTCAGCGACGGGCGAGTGTGGCAACCAGAACCGACATGTTTGGATATGGATATCCATTCAAGGGATACATAGTTGCCACGTCCGTGGGATTTGCAGGAGGGTTTCCGGATGCCTATGATGGCTATAATAAAGCATAACGAGCTTAAAGCGGGTGtcaagtgggtgggtggtggtggtggtggggcaGGTTGCTACACTCTTGAGATTGCTGCAACCGtggcaactacaacaacaacaacagcaacttggACGggttgtttgctttgttttatggCTAATTTTAGACAATTTATGAAGTGTTGGTTATGCTTGATAAGAGCCTCAAGCGGCAgcgacaacaataacaagctGCGGAGCAATTCATGCAAATGAGCTCGGCTTTAAGTCCTCGCCCTgccacattacgcatacgccccgtaaTGCGCGACAAATGATAAAGCCGCGTAAGCCGCTCCCGAGCTCTACATGAATGCCTTTCCACCCTTCCAGAGGCACAAAGTTATCACGGCTGACATATGAAGTTGTTAATTtctagcaacaacaacgctcGGTTCAGAGTTCAAGATGAAAAAGCGAATGACATTAGGCATTGTTGACAAGAGTGGCTGAAATCTTCATCTGaatgtgtttcttttttcaacTTCCGCAACTTCTGAAATTGCCTCCTAATGTGTCCCTGTGGTGGAggcaggaaaataaatttgatgaCTTGGCAGtggtaattaaaaatgaacCGCGGAAATCCGAGCGCAAATTAGGGTGAATTAGCCCAAtgtcataataaataaataatcgcaATGAACGAAAGCTAGTCGgaactttttgcatttatttgtaatcAAATAGAGCCGAAACACTTAATAAGTGGTAATTGAAAGGTTTCTGCGGAAATTGAATCCAGCAAAAGGGAGCAAACTAAAGGCCAAATgggccaaaatggaaatgagtaATGCAATTTGCAGCACAGCCACATTTCGAATTGGCCACAGCTCGACATTTACTGTTTACATTATTAAAAGTAATCAAATCACACTCCCCCTCTTTGGGCCATGGTCGAATAGAGATGGACGATGGCCGAAAGCGAGACTggtttaattattcaaatgaaattctaAATAAATTGATAGGCAGCAAGTTGGCAAGTGCTGTGTGTTTTCCACTGGAGTGGCGAGAGTTTTGTTACCCAACCAGTGGCATTTTCAAAACTTTATTTGTCTGCCTGCTGgcattttgtggcattttctGTGGTCCTGCCGGAATTTCTGTGTCCCCCTCAAAGGGGAAAAGAGCATTAATGTGGCAACAGCTTAAAGCTGAAAATCCGTTTACGCTTACCAAGTTTTGCTGGCCGAATATGGACTTTATTCCAACCTTGATGGAGCCATaaaattgcattgttttgATGCGTTGTCAGCCTGGAGAATGTTTGCGAATTATGTGCGATTTTATTAATGGCCCATCCGACATGGATGACTATTGATTTATGGAGGTGCGACGAGAATGCGCTCGCTGCATCTCATCCTCGTTGCCAGGCACTCGCATAGTTGGAAATCCAATTAAAAGTACTTCGACTTGCAGCCATTCAACTTAATGAACTATTTCCTTTGGGCTCCTCCAATCAAGCAGCTTcagatatttcaaaatattttatttaactatttattaCAAAGTTTGATGTTTGTAAAGCTTTAAGAAACAATTTATTCAAGTCAATCGTCATCATGCGGTGCCCAAATGGAATTTATTCCAATTTACCCACTCGCATCTAGTGACTGGTTCAATGAACTGCAACGCAAACCCTTCGCTTCCTGGCAGCAGGCGGAGGAAATCTGGGCGATGGATCCACTATCCCGATCCCGCCGTGGGTCACTCCAACACGCGCCAAAGTTTGCCAACTTTAAAACGCCGTATTCCCATTTGGCTGGGTCCTCCTACTTAAGCACGCGCTGGCAGGGAAAATGTTTCGGCAACTTTCAACTTTGACataatgcaaattatttgatttcgctttattatttgtttatctcTGCGACTCGGCCATCTGCAAGTTTGCTAAGTGTTTAATTTGGCCAAGTCGTGGAGGGGCGGCACTGGCGGCGGATGAGGACCTGCCATACATTTTAATAGCCACGGCACATAAGCCACTTGgctttctgtgtgtgtgtgtgtgggaggaGTGGTCGTGGTGGCCATGTCAAAccacaaaacaatttaagttgcaaacattgaaaagttttctatttctgttccctattctattctatttgtCGCACAACAAATTCGCAACAGTCGAAACTTTGCTGGGGGAAGCGAACaacttttcagctttttttaCCAGGAATTTTCGGGGCGACCATCCTGGAATCTCCCTGCTGCCGGTCTCCCTCCACTCCAGCTGGTCATCCCTCATACGTGTGCCGTGGGCGAGACTCGTTTCTGTCAATTGCCGCTGGCACACAGGGCGTATGATTGACATCGCCCCCATCACTTCGCTCCTGGCCAACTCAGCACGAATTCAATGATTAGCTCACTTGAGCGGAGCGCTCATCCATTGACTCCACTTACATTATGGTGCTTCATTTAATATGTTTGGACGTTGATTAATTGtctgtatatatttcttttcgaCTTGGCACAACAGATGCCTTGATCAATTTGTTGGCAGAAAGATTGTGTCGCCATCATCTAAAAACAATTTCGAAGGCTCCTTtgaagtttaaagtttaatttattaattaattttaaatcagttatatttataatgttACATATGTAATTTTTACAGTTCGTAAAGCTAGCTcgaaaatgttcatttttctaTTCCACTATCCATTCATTTTTCACCACTTTCACCATATGGGATTTGGTTTATCTGGGGGTTTCTCTAAAGTTCCTAAAGTTTACAGCTCCCAGATGAAGTTTCTGCATACGGCTCTAATACAAGGTTTAATCGCTGCCCATCGATTACTTCTGTCAGTGCGGATGTGGCGGAAGTCAAAATATCATACAACTTAGGATCTATAAACTGTGTAGCGTAAGGATTTAACAACAATTGCAGCTAACAAATTAATCGTAAAACAAAGAGGGGAAAAATTAACTAAGCTAGAACAAAATTTCCAAATCCTTGCGTTTCGCAGAGCAATTGATGGTAAACAGGGATAAATTAGCAGCAGAAGCATCTCCACGACGAAAAAGCACGGAGCCTTCAACATCTTCAACATCATGGTGTCCTTCTCCTTGTCGGgttgaaataaaaatcttcAAATAGAAATTGGACATGCTTTAATTGCTTAAGATAGAAACACAAGATTGCCATCATTTTCAAAGAGTTTAACAATTTGATACGTGAAAACCTAATAGCCTTCGTGAGCTGATAATTTATTGATTCCCCTTCTGTCGCACAAATTAGAAACTGAAAAGCCTACGATTCGCACCTGATCATCTCGTTACAGAAGTTCAGCCAACTCGTGCTCCTGGGCCAACTGTTCCCGATCTCGCTCCCGATCTCTCTCCTGGTTCGCCCTTAATTCGCGGGCCGCCCGCTgttgctccttctcctcctcctgctgcttcttGCGGTGCTCATAGTTGACCAGCCTCTGGCCCACCAGGTACTTATCCACCTTGATGGACAGGTAGAGCTTCTTCAGCTGGTCGATCTGGAACAAAAGGATGCATATGCTGCCCACCGCAATGAAGCTTACGGGATACACGAGCCGTGCGACGACATGCTGCGCATAGGCGTCTGCTAGGAAAATCGGGAACATCATATGTCCCATGACATAGGGTATGGCCAGGGCCAGACCAATGGTAGTAACGACCGGCACAGCCAAGTCCCGCATCACAAACTTCAAGTCGAAATCGCGCAATCCATCCATGTAGGCTCGCTCCAATGCCCGCTTCAAGTGCCAGTCCGGACCCATCAGCGTCAAGGCGATGGCTATCTTGCAGTAGAGCACTCCCAGCGCCCAATCCTCCCATAGGAAGTGGATGGGTGTCTTGCGTAGTGGAACGCGTAGGGGAATGACCACCGCCAACTCCATCAGCAATCCAATCAGCAACGGAACCAGCACGAAGATTCCCAGGAGTGTTAGAACGGGCAGGGCATATTGCAATGCCACTCGGACCCAGTGCTTTACTTTGTCGACAATAGCCGCGCGGCCTTGTGGCAGCAGGGTGACCACCGCAGCTACTGCCCGGCAGACAATCCAGCATAGGTAGCCACCAATCTCAGCGGTGTACAGCTCATGCGAGCGCAGTAGTCGCTCGTTCTTTCTGGCTCCTTCCGGATCGATTGGATCTAGATTTCGTACCACTTCAGCCGCTCCTTCTGCGGCTGCCGCTCCGGCTGCCTTCTCACCCGGCTGGGCAGACCAGAGCATCATCAGCCGCCGACCGATGTAGACTGGAACCGTGAGCGTCAACATGGCAGCACAAACGATGGACAAACACATGAGTGCCAACAGGGCACACAAACGGATAGCGAACAGCGATGGCTTGTCGTACGGCTGGAATCCCACGGGTGCATCCCGTTGCATGATGGCCTGATGGGCGGCGGCAAGGTTTCGTGGTGCCGGCGCCGGTTCCactggcggtggcggtggaggaggtggtgctggtggttgGGCTGCCGCATGCGCTGCCGCGCCTGcctggttttcattttcgccAGCGGCATTCTCCACGCCTTCTCCAGCAGCGGGAATGTCAGGTTCCGGCTCCGGTGCTGGGAGCAAGTAGCTTCGGATGCCCAGCAACCAGGCCACCGCTGTGCACCAAATGCGCAGCAAGCCCTTTAGCCAGATGCGTGTTTGGGTCTGCTCGAAGAAGCCCGGCAAGACGATCTGGAATGGCGAGTTTAGATTGTTGACTTACATTCAAATAAGTATTCGTGTAACTTACTTGTAAAAGCAGCAATTGCAGATTGACCTCTGAATCGCCACTAAGTGCATATGGCAAGAAGTCCGGACAAACCAACTGCAGAATTCTAATGGGCAGCCATAGCATCAAGAGCACTGCAAATCCAAAGATCATAGCCGAAGCGACCAGCCGCCGGATGTGTCTCACAATTGGTACATGGATCATTTCCTGGATGGGACTGAAGTCAGGATCGTTGACATTGCGGAATATCCAGAGCACTCCCGGTCGCAGGACCTCGCGCAACAGCGATACAAAGGCAGCGAAGTAGTAAACGTATACCATGCCAAACATCCAGTGGACAAAAAGTGAGGTGCCCGGAGCAGCCCTAAAACTCTCTTTGCGATCCTTGAGGCTGGCATCTAGTAGGGGCAACGAACAGATGTCCAGCCACCAGCCGCAAATCAGCGGGAGTACTCCGATCTCCAACACCGACAGCAACGACACCTTGACCACAATATAGCACAATCCAATGAACCAGCAGACTCTCCGCAGGCGGAAAACTCTGGAGAAGAAGTGCAGCACCACCAGGGTCAATCCAATGCAGCAGTAACCGAACAGCGTGGTAATCAGGCCGTGAAAGTGCAGCAGTGGTTTCTCGGGCTGCAGAAGATCCATGGAGCTCAGGATGAAGTTGCCCACGCAGTAGGGACAAAAGGCGAATGTGAAGATGAACATGGTGTTCAGTGAGATGATCCAGAAGACGTGCTCCAGAAAAACTAGCGAGCCATCGAGTCCGAGCAGGCGTTCCCAGGTGAGCTCCTCGGCAGCCCGATCCCACTCCATGGGATTCCAATTCTGCTCATCGGCATCGGCGTCCACGACGGGAGCTGCAGGCGCTGGAGCAGCATCCTGGGCCTGGGCACCCTGCCTTTCGTTGCCCGCTGGAACCGGAGCTTCATTGTCGtctgcattgttgttgtcgtcctGGGGCTGTGGAGCTGCCTCGGCGGCGGGAGCAGGCGCCGGATTAGCAGCCGCTGCCTGCAGGGGGGCATCGTCACGCTCCAGCCAATCGGGTCCGCCGCCATGCAGGATCTGCTCGCGCAGCCAGACTAATCCTATGAAGGACAAAAGCGTGCATATGACCACAAAACAGCCCCGAAAGGCATCCGCTGCCAGGTTTTCCACGGAGAAGATGTCGAAGGGCAGCGTGAGAATCATATCGAAGGAGCTCGCCCGGAACAGGTATCGGTAGGTCCTGTAGGCAGACAGCGGCACCACTGCGAACCAGGCCAACCCGACCAGGGTGTAATGAAGCCAGCAGCGGGCGCCTCCCAGAACGGCGGACATCAGTCCCACGAGGACATCCTTTAGCGGCAGGACTCGCGGCATATCCGGTGCATAGATGGGCTGGAAGCTAAAGGGGTAGCTGCACAGCTCGCAGTATTCCTTGTGCGAGTAGCGCATCCATTGCATCAGGCAGTCCTGATGGATGTACTTGATCGATCCCGTGCAGATGCACGGGTAGAATAGAGGCCTATCCGGCTGTGCCTCGCATCTGCACACGCGGCAAATGTCGCCCTGCGACAGGTCGTCCATACTGATAGCTTTTTCCCTGATCCTTGGTCTTCAGTTTGACTGAAATACTAAAGTTCCACTGGCCATTTGCGAAATTCGCTGGACAATTTCCGTAATTGACCCGAGGGTACGGGGGTTTTAAGACGATTATTCCCGCTTTTTATGTGCGCCAATTAACCTTTCGATGATTACGGACCGTATTACGATTGTAACAATAGAATTTTAACCGAAAAGTTGGGATATTATTacgacaaaacaaaacaagactACTTCTCAAAAAAAGTATAGCCAATGTGTGCACACCATGAAGTTGGTGATTATTTTCACAGCGGAGATGCCAACTAGATTGAGTGCACGAAATATcgttatttattataaattaaaaattcaaaaagatTACATAGTcttgctaaataaatataactatttaac
It contains:
- the LOC6736482 gene encoding E3 ubiquitin-protein ligase MARCHF6, with amino-acid sequence MDDLSQGDICRVCRCEAQPDRPLFYPCICTGSIKYIHQDCLMQWMRYSHKEYCELCSYPFSFQPIYAPDMPRVLPLKDVLVGLMSAVLGGARCWLHYTLVGLAWFAVVPLSAYRTYRYLFRASSFDMILTLPFDIFSVENLAADAFRGCFVVICTLLSFIGLVWLREQILHGGGPDWLERDDAPLQAAAANPAPAPAAEAAPQPQDDNNNADDNEAPVPAGNERQGAQAQDAAPAPAAPVVDADADEQNWNPMEWDRAAEELTWERLLGLDGSLVFLEHVFWIISLNTMFIFTFAFCPYCVGNFILSSMDLLQPEKPLLHFHGLITTLFGYCCIGLTLVVLHFFSRVFRLRRVCWFIGLCYIVVKVSLLSVLEIGVLPLICGWWLDICSLPLLDASLKDRKESFRAAPGTSLFVHWMFGMVYVYYFAAFVSLLREVLRPGVLWIFRNVNDPDFSPIQEMIHVPIVRHIRRLVASAMIFGFAVLLMLWLPIRILQLVCPDFLPYALSGDSEVNLQLLLLQIVLPGFFEQTQTRIWLKGLLRIWCTAVAWLLGIRSYLLPAPEPEPDIPAAGEGVENAAGENENQAGAAAHAAAQPPAPPPPPPPPVEPAPAPRNLAAAHQAIMQRDAPVGFQPYDKPSLFAIRLCALLALMCLSIVCAAMLTLTVPVYIGRRLMMLWSAQPGEKAAGAAAAEGAAEVVRNLDPIDPEGARKNERLLRSHELYTAEIGGYLCWIVCRAVAAVVTLLPQGRAAIVDKVKHWVRVALQYALPVLTLLGIFVLVPLLIGLLMELAVVIPLRVPLRKTPIHFLWEDWALGVLYCKIAIALTLMGPDWHLKRALERAYMDGLRDFDLKFVMRDLAVPVVTTIGLALAIPYVMGHMMFPIFLADAYAQHVVARLVYPVSFIAVGSICILLFQIDQLKKLYLSIKVDKYLVGQRLVNYEHRKKQQEEEKEQQRAARELRANQERDRERDREQLAQEHELAELL